Proteins from a genomic interval of Marmota flaviventris isolate mMarFla1 chromosome 8, mMarFla1.hap1, whole genome shotgun sequence:
- the LOC114087546 gene encoding keratin-associated protein 14-like, with protein sequence MSSNCCSGSYSSRSFGGYLQQQDSSCGSSCPSSAFYCPVLQTPVTHQLGSSLSSGCQETCCDPTSCQTSCGVSKPCQTSCYRQRSSTFCSPCHTTFSGSLGFGSRGFQSVGCGFGSRGFQSVGCAPHTFSSLNYGSNFYRPSYFSSRSCQSASYQLPCGSGFY encoded by the coding sequence ATGTCCTCCAACTGCTGTTCTGGAAGCTACTCCTCCCGCTCCTTTGGGGGCTACCTGCAACAACAGGACAGCTCCTGCGGCTCTTCCTGCCCCAGCAGCGCGTTCTACTGCCCTGTTTTACAAACTCCCGTCACCCACCAGCTGGGCTCCTCTCTCTCCAGTGGCTGTCAGGAGACCTGCTGTGATCCCACCAGCTGCCAGACATCCTGTGGGGTGTCCAAGCCCTGCCAGACGTCCTGCTACCGCCAGAGGTCCTCCACATTCTGCAGTCCCTGCCACACAACTTTCTCCGGATCCCTGGGCTTCGGGTCCAGGGGCTTTCAGTCTGTTGGTTGTGGCTTTGGATCCAGAGGGTTCCAGTCAGTGGGTTGTGCTCCTCACACATTCTCATCTCTAAATTATGGATCTAACTTTTACCGTCCCTCCTATTTCTCCTCTAGAAGTTGCCAGTCTGCTTCTTACCAACTGCCCTGTGGATCTGGCTTCTACTAA
- the Krtap15-1 gene encoding keratin-associated protein 15-1 gives MSYNCGSGRFSSQSLGGYLRYPVSQYNSFYPSDVAYFPGTYQLGSSFYGGHQESYSEPISYETSCPGTRSYQTSSYCPKNFIFSSPCQANYSGSLGYGSAGHGCFGFGSTGFQSVGCGSSFHRPAYFPSRSCQSTCFRPAIGSHYFGSSC, from the coding sequence ATGTCTTACAATTGTGGCTCTGGAAGATTCTCCTCCCAATCTCTTGGAGGTTACCTGAGGTACCCAGTTTCCCAGTATAACTCCTTCTACCCCAGTGATGTAGCCTACTTTCCAGGAACCTACCAGCTGGGCTCCTCTTTCTATGGTGGCCATCAGGAGTCTTACTCTGAGCCCATCAGCTATGAAACATCCTGCCCTGGAACCAGATCCTACCAGACATCTAGTTATTGCCCAAAGAACTTCATTTTCTCCAGTCCCTGCCAAGCGAATTACTCTGGATCTCTTGGATATGGTAGCGCCGGCCATGGATGTTTTGGATttggaagcactgggttccagtCTGTGGGATGTGGGTCCAGCTTCCACCGTCCAGCTTACTTCCCTTCCAGGAGTTGCCAGTCGACTTGTTTCCGCCCAGCCATTGGCTCTCACTATTTTGGATCATCCTGCTGA
- the LOC114087526 gene encoding keratin-associated protein 13-1-like, with the protein MSSSCCSGNFSSRSLGGSLRFPSSCGSSYPSNLLYSTDLCYPSTCQLGSSLYRDSQETCCEPTSCQKSCVVSSPCQPSCYGQRTSTLCRPCQRTYAGSLGFGSSSCHSLGYGSRSCYSLGCGSSGFRSLNYGVSGFPFLGYRSSFCNPISFLSRSYQSSCYRPACGSGIYRFTC; encoded by the coding sequence ATGTCCTCCAGCTGCTGCTCTGGAAACTTCTCCTCCCGCTCCCTTGGGGGCTCCCTGCGCTTCCCAAGCTCCTGTGGCTCTTCCTACCCCAGCAACCTGCTCTACAGCACTGACCTGTGCTATCCCAGCACCTGCCAGCTGGGCTCCTCTCTCTACAGGGACAGTCAGGAGACCTGCTGTGAGCCCACCAGCTGCCAGAAGTCCTGTGTGGTGTCCAGCCCCTGCCAGCCTTCCTGCTATGGCCAGAGGACATCCACACTCTGCAGGCCCTGCCAGAGGACCTATGCTGGATCTCTGGGCTTTGGGTCCAGCAGCTGCCACTCCCTGGGCTATGGATCTAGAAGCTGCTACTCACTGGGCTGTGGATCCAGTGGCTTCAGATCCCTGAATTATGGTGTCTCTGGCTTCCCTTTTCTGGGTTACAGATCCAGTTTCTGCAacccaatttcttttctttctagaagCTACCAGTCTTCTTGTTACAGACCAGCCTGTGGATCTGGCATCTATAGATTCACTTGCTAA